The following is a genomic window from Microbispora sp. ZYX-F-249.
GCAGGCGACTCGGCGTGCCGGCGGTCTTCAACATGCTCGCCCCGTTGACCGGTCCCGCGGCCTTCGGCCCGGCGTGATTGCCGGACGGGCCGAGAACCCGACTTCATCGACCGGGCGAACGGACGCCGTCGCCGATGCCCGGCGAACCCCGCCGGTGGCACGATACCGCGACGATCAGCAGCACCGGGTCGGCCCCGGCGACGGCGGCCCCGGGACGGCGACAGGGACGTGGGACGAGAACCTTGCGCGGCAGAGGAACACCTCCCACCTCGCACACGGCGCGCAGGTCGTCCGAGTGGCCGCCGAAGTGCCTCCTGTCGCTCAGCACGCTCATCGCGGCCGCGCCATCCGCCACGTTCGGTTGCCCCGCCGTCGGCTGGATCAGTGTCCGGGCGCGGGGACGCGATCGGGCACCTGGCTGTCGGCCGAGCTCACCGTGCCCGAGCCGGCCACCAGGGCGACCAGCGTCTGGCCGGCCGCGGCCACGCACATCAACATGATCGGCACTTGCCAGCCGGAACTCATCGTGTGCAGCAGCCCGAAAATCACCGGCCCCACGGCGGCCAGCAGGTAGCCGACCGACTGCGCCATCGCGGACAACGCGCCCGCCACGGTCGCGTCCTGGGCGCGCAGGCTCATGAAGGCCAACGCGAGGACGAGGCAGGCTCCACCGCCCAGCCCGAGGATGACACTCCACAGCAACGCCAATCCCGGCGCCACGAAAAGTCCGAGGTAACCGAGGAGCATGACCGCCGAGCAGATCGTCGCCAGCGCGCGCTGGTCACGCGCCCAGCGCAGCGCGCCGGGCACCGCCAGGCTGGTCAGCACCGCGACCGCCTGGAACAGGAACAGCAGCCATCCCGCGGTGGCCGCACTCATGCCGTTGTCCTGGAAAACCTGGGGCAACCACGTCACGACGACGTAGAAGCCCAGCGACTGCAATCCCATGAAGGCCGTAACCGCCCACGCCAGCCCGGAACCCCACGGCAACCGGTGTCCGCGAATCGCCTGTGCGGCCCGCCGCGGAGCCCGCATCTGGGGAATCCACAGCAGGACAGCCACCAGCGCGAACACGACCCAGCACCCCAACGCGGTGTACCAGCCGCCGGGAGCGACCTCACTGATCGGCACCGCCACCCCGGACGCCACTGCGGCGACACCGCCCATCACAGTGGCATAAGCGCTGGTGAGCAGTCCCACCTTGGTGGGGAAATCGCGCTTGATGAGGCTGGGCAGCAGCACGTTGCCCACGGCGATGCCCGCCCCGATCAGCACGGTTCCCGCGAACAGGCCGGCTGCCGTCGGCACCCACCGGAGCGCGATCCCCAGCGTCAGCACCACGAGCGCAGCCCCGAGGAGCTGCTCGGCTCCCCACCGCGCGGCCAGTCGAGGCACCAGTGGAGACAGGGCCACGAACGCCAGCAACGGCAGCGTGTTCAGCAGGCCCGCCACGGCCGGGGCCAGACCCAGATCAGCCTGTATGCGATCCAGCAACGGCCCGACGCCGGTCAGACTCGCCCGCAGGTTCGCTGCCACCACGAGCAGTCCCCATACCAGCAACGCCTGACCGGAACGCCGTCTCGACGTGTTCTCCATGAACACCACCATCAAGCCGCGCCGCTGCCGGCAACCAGGCCGTGCTCAGGCTAGCCCTCTGAGGGCTACCCTCCGCACGAGAGGATGAGGAACCTCAGGATGAGCGCGTGATGAGACACCACGCGATAAGACACTGCGCGATCAAAGGGAGGCCGGGTAGCCTGTCGGCGTGGGGACGCCACTGGGGAATTTCATCCGGGCCAAGCGCGACAGCATCCAGCCGGAATCCCTTGGACTGCCGGACCGCGGCCGCCGCCGGTCACCGGGTCTGCGCCGGGTGGATCTCGCCACCATGGCCGGCATCAGCGTCGAATATCTGACCCGCATCGAGCAGGGCAGCGACCGCAATCCATCGCTGGCGGTCGTCAACGCCCTCGCCGACGCGCTCCGCCTCGACCCCTCGGAGCGCAACCACCTGCGCTACCTCGCGAAGATCACCGGTGACGGATGCTCCGTCCAGATCCGGCCCGTGCCACCGCCCCGGCGCGTGCGCCCGGCTGTCCTGCGGACACTCGGCCTCCTCGAACCCGGCGTGGCCATCGTGACCAACCGGCTGGGCGACGTCCTCGCCCACACCAGCGGCTACCGTCTGGTCACCAGCGGAACCGGACTGCTCGACTCCGCCCGTCCGAACCTCAACCGCTACCTGTTCACCGACCCCCGCGCCCGGACGTTCTTCGTCGACTGGGAC
Proteins encoded in this region:
- a CDS encoding MFS transporter, encoding MVVFMENTSRRRSGQALLVWGLLVVAANLRASLTGVGPLLDRIQADLGLAPAVAGLLNTLPLLAFVALSPLVPRLAARWGAEQLLGAALVVLTLGIALRWVPTAAGLFAGTVLIGAGIAVGNVLLPSLIKRDFPTKVGLLTSAYATVMGGVAAVASGVAVPISEVAPGGWYTALGCWVVFALVAVLLWIPQMRAPRRAAQAIRGHRLPWGSGLAWAVTAFMGLQSLGFYVVVTWLPQVFQDNGMSAATAGWLLFLFQAVAVLTSLAVPGALRWARDQRALATICSAVMLLGYLGLFVAPGLALLWSVILGLGGGACLVLALAFMSLRAQDATVAGALSAMAQSVGYLLAAVGPVIFGLLHTMSSGWQVPIMLMCVAAAGQTLVALVAGSGTVSSADSQVPDRVPAPGH
- a CDS encoding helix-turn-helix domain-containing protein, which gives rise to MGTPLGNFIRAKRDSIQPESLGLPDRGRRRSPGLRRVDLATMAGISVEYLTRIEQGSDRNPSLAVVNALADALRLDPSERNHLRYLAKITGDGCSVQIRPVPPPRRVRPAVLRTLGLLEPGVAIVTNRLGDVLAHTSGYRLVTSGTGLLDSARPNLNRYLFTDPRARTFFVDWDEVADEQAFDLWQAPSLENLEWLTAELTPVAGSDFTRRLNRHVVPRRGVLRLNHPAGHQLRLLRETLELPMEAQQVVVFLPADDQTAEAIEQLQRQSHGRLRSIS